Proteins from one Sarcophilus harrisii chromosome 2, mSarHar1.11, whole genome shotgun sequence genomic window:
- the RPL12 gene encoding 60S ribosomal protein L12: MPPKFDPNEIKVVFLRCTGGEVGATSALAPKIGPLGLSPKKVGDDIAKATGDWKGLRITVKLTIQNRQAQIEVVPSASALIIKALKEPPRDRKKQKNIKHSGNISLDEIINIARQMRHRSLARDLSGTIKEILGTAQSVGCNIDGRHPHDVIDDINSGAVECPAS, from the exons ATGCCGCCCAAGTTTGATCCTAATGAAATTAAAGTCG TATTTTTAAGATGCACTGGTGGTGAAGTTGGTGCCACATCAGCTCTGGCCCCCAAAATTGGTCCCTTAGGTCTG tctcccaaaaaggttggtGATGACATTGCCAAGGCAACTGGTGACTGGAAAGGGCTGAGAATCACAGTGAAACTTACCATTCAGAACAGACAGGCCCAG atTGAGGTTGTGCCTTCTGCCTCAGCTTTGATCATCAAAGCCCTGAAGGAACCTCCTCGGGacagaaagaagcagaaaaata TTAAACACAGTGGAAACATCAGTCTTGATGAGATCATCAACATTGCTCGACAGATGAGGCACCGATCCTTGGCAAGAGACCTTTCTG GAACCATTAAAGAGATACTTGGAACTGCCCAATCAGTGGGCTGCAACATTGATGGCAGAcatcctcatgatgtcattgatgaCATCAATAGTGGTGCTGTAGAATGTCCAGCA AGTTAA